The DNA segment GAAGGACTAACAATGGATGCAAGGGCATGGAATTGTGACGGGATGGTACGGTATAGACCTAGATGGAGGGAGAACTTAGGGCAAAAAGAGATTTTCAGTGTTAAAATGGATTCGCACTCGTAACGAAACACTCCAAAGTTTCCTAACCCAGGAGTAAATGATGACTAATGGAAATAGGCATTGcacaagtaaaagaaactatgaggactaaaggaaggagaaggtgtcaatgaaatggttaaagggaattatatggccgccgacaacaaggagaaggttagTGAATTAGTAGGCTTGcccaagggaaaacaaattaaaattataaggTAATGGTTATGTAAAAGATGCAATAATGCGATCATGAAACCGAATTTGTATGTGAGtgcacaagttgtagtatcataaagaaAGATgtagactcgacgaaagaagaaaCGAAAaggtgtactttgtgaggatttcatgttAAGAACAAGAGCTgacagaacactagaaggactatgaaGCATAGCTACGATGCAAacgagtagttaaggagaattatgggacaaatgagctaagataatgaaaggacgaatcgtgggaatggatggtgttgaatatcaactttcaatggtatagtatagacataaataggAATTCAGAACCTAGAGCAAGGAGagtttcaaggatattaagaaggttgtcgtggagaaagactagggctaaaagagcgtggtatagtcggacactcctTAAGGGGCTTAATGAATTCTGATgcccccattaattcattaacctaggggactactagtcatgagaggtagaagtgaaaagacaataaagaaggcattAGGATTTTATCCGATAtgtataagtattttgatttgatacaagaactttactagcaaaaaggaaaacaagttaaaccatgcgatgaagagaactccggcattatatagaatagaggagttgaaggatcgctaaggtcaGACAGATGACTATCAAATACGGTTAACACTCAGAGGTTACAGTATATgaaaacatcctttaaaaagggggggggggagaacaaattcagttctaagatgagctaTAATATTCCGAAGCTCAGGAAAAGGGAAatcttagcactagaagagatgaaagttttaGCAAGAGGAATAAGTATAGGGAGTTCAATGATCTCCAAAGAAAAgggagatagtgtgcctatgaaTAGCAAGACGGTGCTACCTAAGATTAGAAAGTACCTCGCAAGTCGGAGTCACAAGTCGCCGATCATATCAAATGAGAGTATATGTTATAGAACCGTATAGACTACCGTCGTGATGCAATGGTCGGCAAAAATGGTGTAAGGACAACGATAGGAAGTCTAAGAAGAACATcggctaatttaagtctcaaatgatcactggtacaagagaatcaaggacttaACAAGAAAGAATACTCGTATcgaaaggaagttatgattaagtaggattcTATCTTAGTTCCATATTTATGAATTTATATTGCAATTACGCTAAaactgaggagaggaaattgtagAAAAAGTTCAGGTATAAATAGGATGATATTATAAGCAATTAAAGAGttcgaccaaggaattaaaaaggagatGATGTGGTAAGTACATAAGGTCGacgagtacaaaaagggatgatctaaaatagcacgaagaagcaagcaaggaagagtgccatatctgaacaaggGAATTtttctactagtagagaaataaggagcaaggcaaaagagtacaacaattaagagtgctcatAGACCGGCAGGGAGCCGTAGTAATCATAAGTTAAGACCTTAATAGCGGTGTCCACGGACAAGTAACTAGATATCAATTGACCAcgagtacatacataagaacatgaggatatggaactaatgaatgagatTGATAGAGAATTCGaaggatatgaaaaaaaaaagactaatgagcccatagtataagagcatggagattaggaactaaaggaggacaaccatttcaaaaaactaataaaagtgTCGTAAGCTGGCAAggtacaacattcgaggacaaatgttcctaaggggggaaggatgttacaccctgtaAGAGTCCGTGCTATTTgacttaagacaaaatgaacgagttaagaaagttcaaggaaagttaatcgagttagtaagaatatcgttatatatatatggttgccttaagtatcccgaggtgacatggtaacctaaaggatttgaaatcatgttatgagtacgtatacgaggtaatgtgagttcccttttaaagtatttgagattattagtaatgatatagaagatggacaaaagatatggatatacttttgcgattggagtttcgtcgaagcttcgtaagttctctagttatgtttaaggttattgtgattctccggacccttcgagacatgtgtatggattgttatgtatgtatatgagtatgtatatatatgtataagaggttacataagtgttggaagaggattagaagttaaacgaatctaaacgaaatgaatcggaacaacttcagtaaaatctcgaaccagatttttagcccatattgttggaggcatatctcctagtatatgaggagttttaaggtgtttcaaaagcctaaaatgaagttcatctaGTCTAgcttccaacgcaacaaactgatcatcaaaatgatatcgggataaggagttatggaTGATGCAAGTTGGGCTAGCGGGGCAGCAAGTTGAGACCCGATCCAAGCATTTACATTTCGGCCCATGAATATATTTAggcccatgaggcccattaacgttaatatatatggaaaattcatTTGAGGGCTGGTCATTTGTATCTAGGAGCTTCCAATaatattagagagagagggagagagcttTTAGGCTAAGAGagccattttgatcaaaatccaaggcccgaatcccgaagctcataaagagaaaagtgttgtacgttgtGTTGCCTTCatttttgagctaaaaatcagtcAAAAAGAAGAGTGTTGACGTGGTTTTTGcacacttaaggtaagattaaggtccctttttcattgttaaaaagtttttttagaGTTTTatcggattagaacggagaaaatagcgttatgaACTCGTTTGTTATTTttttgagatttatggatcTAGCGTTTTAGTTGGATAAAATGGATGGAATCGagtgagttatgatgtataataatggtTGGTGcttttattgatgttgttgatgatattttggggctgttttgtatgattttgtggctgttttgtgatgatattttggggctgtttggtatgatttttgtggctgttttgtgatgatattttgggctgtttggtatgattttcgtggctgtgtgtgttgttgatattgttgtgattattttgggttgttggtgagttgggacggagtaagaaaaataagggaaataTTGCCGGATTTTCGTTAGATTATTTGTTAGCTTACAATGAGTAGTAATGAATGACTTTCATCTAATTGTGGCATAATTATTGCCTTGTTATGCATTATAAACTTGGACAGTAGATTTTAGACGAATAGAcgcgcttcaaggtatgtaaagctatctcttctttctttttggcatgaattacccTAAAATAAGCGGACGATGAACGTACAtaattccaatgaattctagttctcagtggtacttgacataatagttgtctttgattcttcagtgttggttcattctaattattctattgagtctcagatgatgatttaatttatatatggttgctcatgatattctacttgtgcatgctgttaatatatcattcaccgagtcccgggccgggtatgtattcgtgcacagtttcattgcattgttcaccgagtccctcactagagggccgggtacggtatatatatatatatgattatttcaccgagaccctctctagagggccgagtacggtatatatgtatatgacttcattcaccgagtcccataatgggccgggtacggtatattatatagatatgcatgactcttatctcataaggcacaggtgcattggtatctttgattatcacaCTTATCTtctgtcatcttttattcagtcatgattttttttattgtatttcatgctttatatactcagtacatattttcatactgaccccctttcttcggggtcgcgtttcatgcccgcagtgctgACACACTCGCCTTGGGTGATCCTCGAGCCTAGGACTTTTGCtcagctgtttggagagctccattgttccggagcctaagtcattttagtacagatcctttgatatagacttatgcgtatccaggggtacggtggggccctgtcccgtcatatttcactattatactcttagaggtctgtagacatgtgtgggttgtatataggttttggtcagctatatcgatatGGTTCATTTTTGATATTCCTGTATATAGTgtcagccttatcggcttgcatattttgttatgtttcagTTAGCTATGACTCTCAGAGATGtgttcattatgatatatgacgttatgagtctatagcttgcttttacaaatttccatattgtccttagtttcagtttgactatatctaacaagttcgtatacgagtgtccagctcgggcactagccacggctcatcgggttgggtcgtgacacttcacTAGTCTcatgagtacaagagcaatgtctagtagagtctcggaCGTCCGTACCTATCCTTGAGAGTCTagaaggcatttaggaaaattttatTCTTCATTCCTTATAGAGCGTACTTATTCTAAAttttattctctcacagatggtgaggactcgttCAATCGTGGCTGGACATCAGGAGCCCGTACACATACTTACAACCGTTTCTAAGGTCGTTACATCAGGTAGAGGTAGGGGCAAGGTCGGGGTAGAGCCTATTTTGTAGCACTTGTTGGAGACTGAGCACCGGCAACTACTTAGGACCATGCTAAAGCACTATCTCCCGATCCGAAGGTAGTTATTGAGGACAAGTTGATTCAGGAAGATGAGTATGGGTCAGCACAGGCACCACTTGGTTTAATTAATTCACATTGGTTCATATGTTAGGATTCTTCAGAGATAGCTCAGGCGGACATTTTTCCTATCACACCAGGTGGCTTACAAGCTAGAGTTGGAGCCCAAATTCCAGACCATATGCTTGCTCAAGGGTTTCAGACTCTAAGGGCTAAGCCAGATGCTATTATAGCTCCCCATTTTGATGAGATGCCAATGTCGTGTGTATTACACCCCATCCAGCCAAAATTCCTACTATGACCATTagtgagtagaagatgttcgaTAGATTCAAGAGGATGGATCCTCCAATGTTTAATGGGGATCCGAGTAAGGATACATATGAGTTTTTGATTAGTTGTCATAAGAGGTTTTGAAACCTGAGATTGGTCCAGCCAAGTAGTAGTGGAGAGATTATATCGACAGCAGGCCAGATGAGTTATCTCCACTAACTTGGATTTAGTTTGCGTAGTAATTTATGAAGAAGTCTATTCCCCATAGTATGAGGGAGAGCACGAGAGACTAATTTTGGGGATTGTGATAGGATGGACATTGGTTACTGAGTATGAGACAAGGTTCTATGCCTTAGCTCACACTGCTTGGATGATACTGCCTACCAAGGCCGACAGAGTGATGATGTACATCAAGGGGCTGAATATTCTGATTCAGTTGGGTTCTTCATAGGTTACCGCTACTAGGGCTTCATTTCAGAGTATGGTGGTTGCTCCGAAGGATATAAAGATGATTCAGTGCCAGAATTATTAGTATCATGAGGGCACTAGGGCCTATAGTTTTGGATTCAGTGCCAGAATTATTTCTGGGGAGCTCCATCTCGGAGTAGGGGATATTCAGGGAGGGATTAGCACCCCTAGTCCAGTAGACCCATTCATGCAGCCATTCAGGCATTTGAGGGTAACTATTTTGGGTGTATTATGTTCAATTTTGGCGTGTGCTCCCCAAGGTTCATATTCCAGATCTTCAGGCCATGGACGACATTCTGACTATTTCGGTCCTTCTTATTAGTCCATGGCCCATAAGGGATGTTTTGAGTGTGGCGATCCTAGACACTACAAGATGGATTGCAACATACTTAGACGTAGTGGTTCATACCAGGGTTTTAAAGGTTCTACACTCAAATTCCCATAGCCGCCAGTAAGGGGATTCAAGGAGAAGATTATAGATGATGAGGGTCTTCTGAGGATCAAAGATTGTATTTGTGTTCCTCGGGAATGCAATTTGACTTAATTGATCATAGAGCTGGCCCACTGTTTGAGATATTCTAATTACTCGGGGGCTACAAAGATATATCCTGACTTGAAACAACATTATTAGTGCTGATAGATAAAGAGGTACATATGGAGTTTGACTCAGACGGTGCCAATACCTGAGTGAAAGTAGGAACAAATTGCTATGGGCatttcatttgaaaaaaaacattGCTATGGACTTCGTGGTACGATTGACACTGACTATGGGGAAGTTTATGctatttgggtcattgtggacTGATTGACTAAGTCTTCTCATTTCATACCGGTTCAAACTACTTATAATTTAGAGAAGCTAGCTAGGGTCTACATTTGGGAGATAGTTCATTTGCATAGAGTACCTAATTCTATCATTTCGGTACGTAGTTTACATCTCATTTATGGCGATCTATGAAGAAAGATTTGGGTAATTAGGAGTAGCTCAACACAACATTTCACTCTTTTACTGATGGTTAATTGTAGCAGACTATCTACGTCCTAGAGGATATGTTATGGGCCTGTGCTATCGACtctggtggtcattgggactaCTTCTTGCCTTTAGCGGAGTTTTCATAGCACAACAGTTACCACTCGAGCATTGAGATGGTACCATTCAAGGCATTATATGGCAAGAGGTGTCATTCTCGAGGATGTTAGTTTGATACTTTTATGGTTAGGCCTTGGGACACTAATTTATTGAGGGATCTCTTGGACAAAGTCAAGTTGATTCGGGAGATACTTCTTACACCTCAGAGCAGCCACAACAATTATGCAGATCGAAAGGTTCGTGATTTGGATTTTAGGTGGGAGACTGGGTtttattgaaggtttcacccttGAAGTGTGTGATGGGTTCAGAAAGAAAGGCAAGTTGACCCCGAGGTAtattggcccatttgagattATTCTACGTACGGGTGAGGTAGCCGATGAGTCGGCCTTGCCACCTGGGTTGTCGAGTGTTCACTCTATATTTCATAATTCAATATTGAAGAAGTACTATTTTGATGGATATCATGTGATTCAGTGGGAATAGGTGTAACATGATTGGAATCTGTCATTTAAGGAGGAGCCGGTagccattttagataggcagGTTCAAAAGTTGAGACAAAATgaaatagcttcagtgaaaGTTAATGGAGGCATTGTTTGGTTGAGGAAGTCACTTGGGAGACCAAGTCAGACATGCAGAATAGATACCCTAAGCTATTTGATAGTTCAggtacttttttttctttattgttcgaGGAAGAACATTTGTTTAAGTGGTGGATGATCTAATGACTCGTTAAGTCATTTTGAGCTTTAGGACCCTTTTTTCCTAAACCACCCTTCCTGTAGATTTAAAGTGATGTTCTTGATTTAGGGATGGGTGACACGATTTCTGAGGTAATCGGGTGAGCATCAGAAAAGAAAATCCAAATTTGGAACTCTTAAGTTAAAGTAATGGTGGGGGCTTTCTTTTGCGGTTATGAATTGCCTCAATTCATTTCTCGTGCCAATCTTGTGCTACTACCCAAGAAAGAGGTGATAAATAACTCTTGAGATATGAGAGTAATAAGTCTAAGTTCTTTTGCAAACAGGATATTGTCTAGAGTTCTACATGATGGGCTAGTGGTACTTTGATCAGATTTGATTTCATCTACTCAAACTTGTTTTGTGAAAGGTAGGAGCATTGTTGAAAATATACTACTAGCTCAGGAAATTATTAGGGATATCATTCTGAGAGCTAAACATGTGAATGTAGTGATAAAGCTTGATATGTCAAAGGCCAATGATAGGCTTTCATGGTTGTTCTTAACAAAAGTGCTGAGACATTTTGGATTCTGTGAAACATTGATTGATATGGTATGGAGATTGGTTTCCAATAGCTGGTACTTAGTTCTAATAAATAGTAACAGCCATGGTTTCATCAGATCCACAAGAGGAGTGAAGCAGGGAGATCCACTATCTcctacattattcatactggaTACAGAAGTGTTGGCAAGGAGTTTGAATAGCCTTCATGACAAGCCTCAGTTCAGTGGTTATGGATTACCCAAATGGAGCCCTCATGTAAATCCTTTATCCTATGCTTATTATACAATACTGTTTTATTCAGTAGAGGCCAATTCTTTGAGaatgataatgaagattttatgACTGTATGAAAAATCTTCTGGACAAATGGTAAATGTTAACAAGAGCTAGCTCTGTATCCATCATAAAATATCACAACAA comes from the Lycium ferocissimum isolate CSIRO_LF1 unplaced genomic scaffold, AGI_CSIRO_Lferr_CH_V1 ctg14840, whole genome shotgun sequence genome and includes:
- the LOC132042380 gene encoding secreted RxLR effector protein 78-like, with the translated sequence MQNRYPKLFDSSGRSIVENILLAQEIIRDIILRAKHVNVVIKLDMSKANDRLSWLFLTKVLRHFGFCETLIDMVWRLVSNSWYLVLINSNSHGFIRSTRGVKQGDPLSPTLFILDTEVLARSLNSLHDKPQFSGYGLPKWSPHVNPLSYAYYTILFYSVEANSLRMIMKIL